Below is a window of Lepisosteus oculatus isolate fLepOcu1 chromosome 8, fLepOcu1.hap2, whole genome shotgun sequence DNA.
caaagaggacaaagacaaaggaaaaggttacagagagcctgaagctcaggaagacacagaagtagcagaaaaggcagatggagagaaagagaaaagcaataGCCCTCAAAGGCATGAGAGGGGAGCTGGAAGCATGATGATCACAGATGACGAGGATGAAGGCAATGCCCCTGCAGAAATGCAGATACTTCTAAGGATGGAGAAGAGTTCCCTCTTTGCCAAGAACAACCCTTCACCTCAAACAGAGAGCTGTGCAGGGGAGACAAATTCTGAAACTGAGACCAAAATCAACTGTCCCAGACCCTGGGAGCCCCTCCCTCAAAGGAAGAGACAGGCCCGTGAGataagacagaaaaacaaactgccaaCAAATTGGTACGACCCTCCTAGCTCTGACAGCCAGCCACTACCATCAAGAGACACAgtctggagagagaggaaaatctcCTCTTCTACAAGAGTCGAGGGTCGCCCTGCTTTATATTCCCAGCCCCATCAGAGGACTGAGGAtatgaggagagacaggagggattCGCATCCGCACTCTCTCCCCTTTACACCTCCACAGGACTCCTGGAAAAggaacagggaggagagagagatagccAGAGGGTCCAGGTTTCCAGAAGGAAACAGAAGGATTTGCTGTGGATTCCAAGGCTACAGCTATCAGAGACAGCAGGATGTGTccaggagacagacacagtcTTACCATCCAGGTGAGGCCAGAATCCCCTACCATACACACGTTgcagccaggaaacagaacaaGTGGGAGAATGAACAGAAATTCCCCCAAATCAGGCAGAACAGGGAAGAAACTTCAGAGAAGCAGAGGGGATGTGAGAGGAGGAGGCCTCGACTGGCTTTCCTCCAGACAGGATCAGAAGCTGAAGAAGAGCATGTCCATCCACAAGCTCCCCCCAAAAGACAGGCCTGTGCAAGGCAGTGGGAACAGAGAGTCCAAGTACAAGGAGCCGGTCAAAATCCACAGGACCTGCTGTGCAAGAAAATATGGACCCTCATGGGCTATggccacaggaacaagtaacttgttgaatgaatgttctctctgaactctgacttaacaaaaaaagagagccataggagaaagtatttataccacctttacagcaacaaaattctgttgtgttaattacttttgagaaaataaatgggtattattgaattaacctttgcaagtgtatttattaaaatactatagGTAAGAGGATGGTATCCTAAGTGTTTGAGACTGCTTGGTCTTTTTAAGCCAATGTTTTATAATTGGTGTTGAATCAAGAATACAATAATGGCAGCTTATAACATTTTCTATCTAGGGGTTAAGTATATTAAGAGAAGGATTAATAATGATAGAACCGACTTTTGCAGTGTACAAAGCAGCCTTTCAGTTGAACAGAGAGGATGAGCAGATGTTAATGACATGAACCACCTGACAGTCAATTACAGTAGATGTGGCTGATCAATGTGATGAGTTATGCAATATTACATGTTGACTGCTTGTACATTGTTTATCGAATTGTTGGGATAAAGCTAAGATAACCAGTGTGACTTTGATGATGAATAACATTCAATATTAAACGAAcccatattaaaatcatttgaaagttgttataatgttaaaaattacttatgaagaatttgtgtaaagttgactttaatgattaatgcaaaatatttttggtgaCACCTTTGTCCAAgacattttatatttctgaacaagtggttttcaaaaatgtcattacaTCTAACACATAATGTTCAATAACAACTATCATTACACCCCACGTGAAGTtaccagaaacaacaacaatttcctCTAAAAGATTTCTAGTACAATTTGGGCAGGTTTGCACTATTaatactgctgcctcactgcactgtgttcagttcgggagtctgtacactacactgcgttgccataaaaaataagttcgcCTAATTTgccctaaaaccaaaagtttggaagaaagtgattatacttttcaaagtcctgcatttggcattgaatgcacaggcAGATTGACTCATGAGACCACAATGGATTGGGTATTCTGACTCTTACCCTATTTACACCTGAaagcatgctcattgagaaccattcaacacaaaatttccaataacagaatacttgataaaaaatagaattttaccattgttgatacatACTCATTGGTCTGGATTGGTGGCTTAGTCATTTCCGACTAATATTCTAATTCggtgaagtatactgtatgtatcttccactcaaatgattttaaagttgcattaagaaagtctaaaccctaaccctaatctagCCCAAATCCATGTCCAGAGAAAGGCTTAGGATCCCCACAAAGTGTAGACAATTTTTGAGGCATGGcaggacagaaataaaactttggaaagtgatatttcagtgttacctgaatattttttcatacacaTATGGCAAGGTACACTGCATTGtcataaaaaggaaatgttgtcaAATTTGCACTAAAAGCAAAAGCGTGAAGCTGATTTCAatgtagacaatttgtgattgcatggctgtattttaggacagaaatgaaatttaggaaaagtgatatttcaatgtcatctgaacagtttttttcttacaaatatgtctatacactgcattgccctaaaatggaatgttgcttcaaatgccctaaaatcaaaactttgataGAAAGTCATCATAAtattcaaactcttgcatttggcattgaacacacaggcatattaataaattaagccagcatttattgtgttttgctgacTGTCAGCCTAGGTAAGCCTGAAACTAGGCTCACTGATAAAACCATTTAACAAGACATTGTTTATTACAGTCaagattttacaattgttgatacatgcATTCTGGTTTGACGATGTTTCTTCGTCATACCCAACTAAAATTCTCAAAGTTAAAGCAGGGTagccatttgttttataaatgctaCTAGATTTATTAGGTTTGTATCACACATGAAAACATCACTGCAGTGAAGCTTTGTCTTGACTGCTTTGTCATCTGATTCAGCTGACTCCTCCAGTTATTGATAAGAATGATGGTGTTATTTCAAGGTGGTGCACTAACAGAAGAACACCATGTGAAATAGCTACAGGAGTCAACATGAATTAATATGACTGAATTATACACCataaataatagaaacattgcatactttgctattttggggacacattttaacaataccaatgagaatgtttttggagTTACGGTCTAGAATGTGTTATACTTGATTCTATCAATCCTTGAAGTACCAGATCATTGACAATATACTGAAATACACTGAAAAGACTAATCTCCGCCACATGTTTCGTTCTATGTCTCTGTGTTAATCAGTATGAGGTAAAAGACCAACAGGCACCCTGGAAAGACTCAAGCTACTGGCCAGAGCTGGTAGTGGACACCAggccctgcagctctgcagtcAGTGAAGTGCAGATACCTTTCAATATTGCTCACCCAAGCACAAGTGCTGGAAATTCCTGAATAGTGAGCAGACAATGGAACTATACTCCTATGatttgaagaaaatcaaaatactagagcaagaaaaactagatttaacaacagaaaattgGCTATCGCACTGATCAAATGgggcaaaaaacaaatcaagatcatacatttacaaagcaaaaaaatatcacaaagcaggtaatgaagggtattgatatgtgtataacaatacaattccacatttaactgaatagatttaattcttaaatgtgcacatgtacattcattttgtattcaaagTTCATCACTGTAATCACAAAGCAAGTCACTGTTATGCTTCTGCTGATGTCACGGAATCTATGATGTCATCAAGCTGCACTAAGTTCCAAAGAAAATCCATCCAGCAGTCAGTGCAGGTATCTTGCTAAGGTGACACAATGCCAGGAGTTCTCTGCTGCTGGCCAAACTGCCTAAAACCAAATGGCCACAAAGagggaaagaagaagaagaagaaaagagtgaAACAGAAAGACTGTAAAGAAAGTCCAGCAAGGTCTGACCAACATGAACAGACCGTGAATTTCAGTGAGAGAGATGAAGCAAATGAGGAAGCCAGCCAGAAACATCAGCTGATGGAGAACAATCTTAAGCACAATGGACAGACAACAGACACTGtgaagacagaggaagaggcaaaaGACACAATCACATCAGACACATTGACAGTGAATAGAGAGCAGGTTATGATGAATGAGGAAGTGAAAATGGACACCATCAGTGAAcagaaggaagagagaggaacgGTCAATCAGATTGAGGACAATAAAGATGAAACACCAACCCTAGACCAAAAAttggaagaaaatctcagcATGAACGATGAAATGAAAGACCATCAATTTAAACAACATGAACGGCTGATCGTCCCAAGCAGCATAAAGgaggaaggaaagagaaattacaaagaggacaaagacaaaggaaaaggttacagagagcctgaagctcaggaagacacagaagtagcagaaaaggcagatggagagaaagagaaaagcaataGCCCTCAAAGGCATGAGAGGGGAGCTGGAAGCATGATGATCACAGATGACGAGGATGAAGGCAATGCCCCTGCAGAAATGCAGATACTTCTAAGGATGGAGAAGAGTTCCCTCTTTGCCAAGAACAACCCTTCACCTCAAACAGAGAGCTGTGCAGGGGAGACAAATTCTGAAACTGAGACCAAAATCAACTGTCCCAGACCCT
It encodes the following:
- the LOC138241089 gene encoding uncharacterized protein: MPGVLCCWPNCLKPNGHKEGKKKKKKRVKQKDCKESPARSDQHEQTVNFSERDEANEEASQKHQLMENNLKHNGQTTDTVKTEEEAKDTITSDTLTVNREQVMMNEEVKMDTISEQKEERGTVNQIEDNKDETPTLDQKLEENLSMNDEMKDHQFKQHERLIVPSSIKEEGKRNYKEDKDKGKGYREPEAQEDTEVAEKADGEKEKSNSPQRHERGAGSMMITDDEDEGNAPAEMQILLRMEKSSLFAKNNPSPQTESCAGETNSETETKINCPRPWEPLPQRKRQAREIRQKNKLPTNWYDPPSSDSQPLPSRDTVWRERKISSSTRVEGRPALYSQPHQRTEDMRRDRRDSHPHSLPFTPPQDSWKRNREEREIARGSRFPEGNRRICCGFQGYSYQRQQDVSRRQTQSYHPGEARIPYHTHVAARKQNKWENEQKFPQIRQNREETSEKQRGCERRRPRLAFLQTGSEAEEEHVHPQAPPKRQACARQWEQRVQVQGAGQNPQDLLCKKIWTLMGYGHRNK
- the LOC138241090 gene encoding uncharacterized protein, coding for MPGVLCCWPNCLKPNGHKEGKKKKKKRVKQKDCKESPARSDQHEQTVNFSERDEANEEASQKHQLMENNLKHNGQTTDTVKTEEEAKDTITSDTLTVNREQVMMNEEVKMDTISEQKEERGTVNQIEDNKDETPTLDQKLEENLSMNDEMKDHQFKQHERLIVPSSIKEEGKRNYKEDKDKGKGYREPEAQEDTEVAEKADGEKEKSNSPQRHERGAGSMMITDDEDEGNAPAEMQILLRMEKSSLFAKNNPSPQTESCAGETNSETETKINCPRPWEPLPQRKRQAREIRQKNKLPTNWYDPPSSDSQPLPSRDTVWRERKISSSTRVEGRPALYSQPHQRTEDMRRDRRDSHPHSLPFTPPQDSWKRNREEREIARGSRFPEGNRRICCGFQGYSYQRQQDVSRRQTQSYHPGEARIPYHTHVAARKQNKWENEQKFPQIRQNREETSEKQRGCERRRPRLAFLQTGSEAEEEHVHPQAPPKRQACARQWEQRVQVQGAGQNPQDLLCKKIWTLMGYGHRNK